Proteins encoded in a region of the Pristis pectinata isolate sPriPec2 chromosome 16, sPriPec2.1.pri, whole genome shotgun sequence genome:
- the gcnt7 gene encoding beta-1,3-galactosyl-O-glycosyl-glycoprotein beta-1,6-N-acetylglucosaminyltransferase 7, translated as MNKTKCFLTALPVFILAYIIISYSEIFTEQEEYPKNNCTKQCPAILSGEASAFQFGEQCEKQGLKIFHIQIPINCSRIELERNFITSSLSEEEASYPLAYIITIHKEFEMFVKLIRAIYRPENVYCIHVDQKSPEDYQRKVKSLTGCFQNIFLASKMEYVVYGGFSRLQADINCMKDLVNSTVAWKAVINLCGQDFPIKTNREIIQYIKNKWNGKNITPGIQQPWYLKYRTEYRYKEEMKDGEAQIYQLNQKKTAPPLGLTIYFGTAYYVLTRQFVKFVLEDERAIALLEWSRDTYSPDEHYWVTLNRLKDAPNMIPNVTWDGDIRAVVWAPMAGPTYDGCNGYYRNNICVYGLRDLKWIIQQPAMFANKFEHSTNPLTVACLEQWHRERVLSQTSETIQPHWYLRD; from the exons ATGAACAAAACTAAGTGTTTTTTGACTGCACTACCTGTTTTCATACTTGCATACATCATAATTTCTTATAGTGAGATTTTTACCGAACAAGAAGAATATCCAAAGAATAATTGCACCAAGCAATGTCCTGCAATTTTAAGCGGTGAAGCATCAGCATTTCAATTTGGAGAACAGTGTGAAAAGCAGGGGTTAAAAATATTCCACATTCAGATCCCAATTAATTGTTCGAGAATCGAACTAGAACGTAACTTCATAACAAGTTCATTGTCAGAAGAAGAAGCTAGCTATCCTCTGGCTTATATTATCACTATCCACAAGGAATTTGAAATGTTTGTAAAACTAATCCGAGCAATTTATAGACCAGAGAATGTGTATTGCATCCATGTTGATCAAAAGTCACCAGAAGATTACCAAAGAAAGGTAAAGAGCTTGACTGGCTGCTTTCAAAACATTTTCCTGGCTTCAAAAATGGAATATGTTGTTTATGGTGGATTCTCACGCCTACAGGCAGATATAAATTGCATGAAAGATCTCGTCAACTCAACAGTAGCATGGAAGGCAGTTATCAATCTCTGTGGACAAGACTTTCCAATAAAAACTAATAGGGAAATCATCCAGTACATAAAAAACAAGTGGAACGGCAAGAACATCACACCCGGAATACAACAACCATGGTATCTGAAATACAGGACAGAGTACAGGTACAAAGAGGAGATGAAAGATGGTGAAGCCCAAATTTACCAACTTAATCAGAAAAAAACTGCACCACCTTTGGGGCTCACTATTTATTTTGGAACCGCATATTACGTACTTACGAGACAATTTGTGAAGTTTGTATTGGAAGATGAACGTGCAATCGCTCTGCTCGAGTGGTCCCGTGATACATACAGCCCTGATGAACATTACTGGGTGACACTGAATCGCTTAAAGG ATGCACCTAATATGATCCCAAATGTTACATGGGACGGTGATATTCGGGCAGTTGTATGGGCACCTATGGCTGGACCAACATATGATGGCTGCAATG GATATTACAGAAATAACATTTGTGTGTACGGCCTAAGAGATCTAAAGTGGATCATTCAACAGCCAGCCATGTTTGCCAATAAGTTTGAACATTCGACAAACCCTCTGACTGTGGCGTGTTTGGAGCAATGGCACAGGGAACGTGTACTCAGTCAGACTTCAGAAACTATACAGCCGCACTGGTACCTGAGGGATTAA